One genomic region from Nocardioides plantarum encodes:
- a CDS encoding MaoC family dehydratase → MQFGRSYEEFEVGATYKHWPGKTVTEADDHLFCLLTMNHHPLHLDVNYAEKTTQFGKNVVVGNYVYSILLGMSVADISGKAIANLEVESLRHVAPTFHGDTLYGETTVLDKTESRSKDDRGVVYVETIGYNQDGKVVCVFRRKVMVPKDSYLQARGGEQPGRPVPQPDKNWPGPQTV, encoded by the coding sequence GTGCAGTTCGGTCGAAGCTACGAGGAGTTCGAGGTCGGTGCGACCTACAAGCACTGGCCCGGCAAGACGGTCACCGAGGCCGACGACCACCTCTTCTGCCTGCTCACGATGAACCACCACCCGCTCCACCTCGACGTCAACTACGCCGAGAAGACGACGCAGTTCGGCAAGAACGTCGTGGTGGGCAACTACGTCTACTCGATCCTGCTCGGCATGTCGGTCGCCGACATCTCGGGCAAGGCGATCGCCAACCTCGAGGTCGAGTCGCTGCGCCACGTCGCGCCGACGTTCCACGGCGACACGCTCTACGGCGAGACCACCGTGCTCGACAAGACCGAGAGCAGGAGCAAGGACGACCGCGGGGTCGTCTACGTCGAGACCATCGGCTACAACCAGGACGGCAAGGTCGTGTGCGTCTTCCGCCGCAAGGTGATGGTGCCCAAGGACAGCTACCTGCAGGCGCGCGGTGGCGAGCAGCCCGGTCGCCCCGTCCCGCAGCCGGACAAGAACTGGCCCGGTCCTCAGACCGTCTGA
- a CDS encoding DUF5302 domain-containing protein has protein sequence MTDANEDLKAKMREALDRKNRKEKGVHEDAPLHEKAHGSEVAAGGPKMHRRKAGGGGA, from the coding sequence ATGACCGACGCCAACGAGGACCTGAAGGCCAAGATGCGCGAGGCGCTCGACCGCAAGAACCGCAAGGAGAAGGGCGTCCACGAGGACGCGCCGCTCCACGAGAAGGCCCACGGCTCCGAGGTCGCCGCCGGCGGGCCGAAGATGCACCGGCGCAAGGCCGGCGGTGGCGGAGCGTAG
- a CDS encoding MFS transporter, translating to MSPLVQHRRAAAAAFASQGLVFISLTTRLPDTADRWDLGELELSALLLMMVLLAGAGSVLAERLAATRDSALVLRAGLLLTAVAVPALLLAPVVAGFVVGLAAYGVALGLVDATTNMQAVAVEHAAGRPLLPSFHAAWTLGGLLGAGLTLATSGLPDRAGAAVAVVPLVVAFGAFVTRAEVPGTAVALDDAVPWRPILLVGLGMVVFYMVDTAATTWGATYLDRTVVAPERLVALATLPYLGASLVVRLAGDGLVARHGVVPVLRVGTVVGCLGLVTVVAAPTWPVAVLGFAITGAGMAVVAPLSFSAAGRIAGGSPSRTDAVVARFNQFNYAGALVGAVLTGVVGSGSLRFGFAVPAVLVLALLPLARAFAAEVPGRSGSQTV from the coding sequence GTGAGCCCGCTCGTGCAGCACCGTCGCGCCGCTGCCGCGGCGTTCGCCAGTCAGGGGCTGGTCTTCATCAGCCTGACCACCCGCCTGCCCGACACCGCCGACCGGTGGGACCTCGGCGAGCTCGAGCTGTCGGCACTGCTGCTGATGATGGTGCTGCTCGCCGGGGCCGGGTCGGTGCTCGCCGAGCGCCTGGCCGCCACCCGCGACAGCGCGCTGGTGCTCCGCGCGGGGCTGTTGCTGACGGCGGTCGCCGTACCCGCGCTGCTGCTGGCGCCCGTGGTCGCCGGCTTCGTCGTCGGGCTCGCGGCGTACGGCGTCGCGCTGGGTCTCGTCGATGCGACCACCAACATGCAGGCGGTGGCCGTCGAGCACGCGGCCGGGCGGCCCCTGCTCCCGTCGTTCCACGCGGCCTGGACCCTCGGGGGGCTGCTCGGTGCCGGCCTGACCCTCGCGACCTCGGGCCTGCCCGACCGGGCCGGGGCCGCGGTCGCCGTCGTCCCGCTGGTGGTCGCCTTCGGCGCGTTCGTGACCCGGGCCGAGGTGCCCGGCACGGCGGTCGCGCTCGACGACGCCGTCCCGTGGCGCCCGATCCTGCTGGTCGGGCTCGGCATGGTCGTCTTCTACATGGTCGACACCGCCGCCACCACGTGGGGCGCGACCTACCTCGACCGCACCGTCGTGGCCCCCGAGCGCCTGGTGGCGCTGGCGACGCTGCCCTACCTGGGTGCGAGCCTGGTCGTGCGCCTGGCCGGGGACGGCCTGGTCGCGCGGCACGGCGTCGTGCCGGTGCTGCGCGTCGGCACCGTCGTGGGCTGCCTCGGCCTGGTCACGGTGGTGGCGGCGCCGACCTGGCCGGTGGCGGTGCTGGGGTTCGCGATCACCGGTGCCGGCATGGCGGTGGTCGCCCCGCTCAGCTTCTCCGCCGCGGGCCGGATCGCCGGCGGGTCACCGTCACGCACCGATGCCGTGGTGGCCCGCTTCAACCAGTTCAACTACGCCGGGGCCCTGGTGGGCGCGGTCCTCACCGGCGTCGTCGGCAGCGGCTCGCTGCGGTTCGGCTTCGCCGTACCGGCCGTGCTGGTGCTCGCCCTGCTGCCGCTGGCCCGGGCGTTCGCCGCCGAGGTGCCGGGCCGCAGCGGGTCTCAGACGGTCTGA
- a CDS encoding acyl-CoA dehydrogenase family protein: MGRLCETEGLTEDQTEILKAVRTFVEDKILPVATELEHADEYPQEIVDGLKELGIFGLMIPEEYDGLGESLLTYALCVEEIARGWMSVSGVINTHFIVAYLLMQHGTDEQKQKYLPRMATGEVRGAFSMSEPGLGSDVAAIKTKAVRGDAGDYTIDGQKMWLTNGGTSTLVATLVKTDEGSDSVYKNMTTFLLEKEAGFGETAPGLTIPGKIDKMGYKGVDTTEMVLEGHQVAAEQILGGEPGKGFYQMMDGVEVGRVNVAARACGIANRAFELAIAYAQQRETFGKPIAEHQAILFRLAEMATKVEAAHAMMVRSARIKDKGERNDVEAGMAKYLAAEYCNEVVQDSFRIHGGYGYSKEYEIERLYREAAFMLIGEGTADIQKMIIGRSLLKDYKLKG; encoded by the coding sequence ATGGGTCGCCTCTGCGAGACCGAAGGCCTCACCGAAGACCAGACCGAGATCCTCAAGGCGGTCCGCACGTTCGTGGAGGACAAGATCCTCCCGGTCGCCACGGAGCTGGAGCACGCCGACGAGTACCCCCAGGAGATCGTCGACGGGCTCAAGGAGCTCGGCATCTTCGGGCTGATGATCCCCGAGGAGTACGACGGCCTCGGCGAGTCGCTGCTGACCTACGCCCTGTGCGTGGAGGAGATCGCCCGCGGCTGGATGAGCGTCTCGGGGGTCATCAACACCCACTTCATCGTGGCCTACCTGCTGATGCAGCACGGCACCGACGAGCAGAAGCAGAAGTACCTCCCGCGGATGGCCACCGGCGAGGTCCGCGGGGCGTTCTCGATGTCCGAGCCGGGGCTGGGCTCCGACGTCGCGGCGATCAAGACCAAGGCCGTGCGGGGCGACGCCGGCGACTACACGATCGACGGCCAGAAGATGTGGCTGACCAACGGCGGCACCTCCACCCTGGTCGCGACCCTGGTCAAGACCGACGAGGGCAGCGACAGCGTCTACAAGAACATGACGACGTTCCTGCTCGAGAAGGAGGCCGGCTTCGGCGAGACCGCGCCCGGGCTCACCATCCCCGGCAAGATCGACAAGATGGGCTACAAGGGCGTCGACACCACCGAGATGGTCCTCGAGGGCCACCAGGTCGCGGCCGAGCAGATTCTCGGCGGGGAGCCCGGCAAGGGCTTCTACCAGATGATGGACGGCGTCGAGGTCGGCCGCGTCAACGTCGCGGCCCGGGCCTGCGGCATCGCCAACCGGGCCTTCGAGCTGGCCATCGCCTACGCCCAGCAGCGCGAGACCTTCGGCAAGCCGATCGCCGAGCACCAGGCGATCCTGTTCCGCCTCGCGGAGATGGCGACCAAGGTCGAGGCCGCCCACGCGATGATGGTCCGCTCGGCCCGCATCAAGGACAAGGGCGAGCGCAACGACGTCGAGGCGGGCATGGCCAAGTACCTCGCTGCGGAGTACTGCAACGAGGTCGTCCAGGACTCCTTCCGCATCCACGGCGGCTACGGCTACTCCAAGGAGTACGAGATCGAGCGCCTCTACCGCGAGGCCGCGTTCATGCTGATCGGCGAGGGCACCGCCGACATCCAGAAGATGATCATCGGGCGCTCGCTGCTGAAGGACTACAAGCTCAAGGGCTGA
- a CDS encoding PHP domain-containing protein — MRIDLHTHSVVSDGTQTATELVRAAHEAGLDVLALTDHDTAAGWDEAVAAARETGIGLVRGMELSTHHHGRGVHLLAYLPDPTHPGLAAELARVLDGRGSRAPAILAALRRLGIDLHADEIVAEVPGRPHVADALVRRGEVASRDEAFERYLNPGRPAYVDRYATPLTTAIRLVAEAGGASVIAHPWGRGRRDTLPVAELGRLAEVGLAGIEVDHQDHDADARAELRAIAGALDLVATGSSDHHGLGKVDHGLGVNTTDPEQYARLLERAAAASAASGRKTPQVVGS; from the coding sequence GTGCGCATCGACCTCCACACCCACTCGGTCGTCAGCGACGGCACCCAGACCGCGACCGAGCTCGTGCGCGCGGCCCACGAGGCGGGACTCGACGTCCTGGCCCTGACCGACCACGACACCGCCGCCGGGTGGGACGAGGCGGTGGCCGCGGCCCGCGAGACCGGCATCGGCCTGGTGCGCGGCATGGAGCTCAGCACCCACCACCACGGCCGCGGCGTGCACCTGCTGGCCTACCTGCCCGACCCGACCCACCCCGGTCTCGCAGCCGAGCTGGCCCGGGTGCTGGACGGTCGCGGATCGCGTGCGCCGGCGATCCTGGCCGCGCTGCGCCGGCTCGGCATCGACCTGCACGCCGACGAGATCGTCGCCGAGGTGCCCGGGCGACCCCACGTCGCCGACGCACTCGTACGCCGGGGCGAGGTGGCCTCGCGCGACGAGGCCTTCGAGCGCTACCTCAACCCCGGGCGCCCGGCGTACGTCGACCGCTACGCGACCCCGCTCACCACCGCGATCCGCCTCGTCGCCGAGGCAGGCGGCGCCAGCGTCATCGCCCACCCGTGGGGACGGGGGCGTCGCGACACGCTGCCCGTGGCCGAGCTCGGCCGGCTGGCCGAGGTCGGCCTGGCCGGCATCGAGGTCGACCACCAGGACCACGACGCCGACGCCCGTGCCGAGCTGCGTGCCATCGCCGGCGCCCTCGACCTCGTCGCCACCGGGTCCAGCGACCACCACGGCCTGGGCAAGGTCGACCACGGGCTCGGCGTCAACACCACCGACCCGGAGCAGTACGCGCGGTTGCTCGAGCGGGCGGCGGCCGCCTCGGCCGCGTCCGGCCGTAAGACGCCCCAGGTCGTCGGGTCATGA
- a CDS encoding CASTOR/POLLUX-related putative ion channel — MPKTSQQLRSRTAKKVGARAAGSAQPTAAAREPRSSLADRLRYAFDNSMSRGTPALVAWLAVVTLVLIVAFAVITTLTGLRGDSDEGFWKELFLSLNHALDAGFIGGDTGSWQFLLTMLALTLAGLFIVSALIGVIAAGIDEKLAELRRGRSVVIEADHTVILGWSDSIFTIISELTIANESRRRPVVVVLAPRDKVEMEDALRAKVPDLRGTRVICRSGSPMDVDDLGLSSPTTARSVILLSPESEDPDSEVIKALLALTHRTGEVPEAEGPRIVAEIRNPSNLEAARLVGTDRTVLLDIRDTVAKLLVQTSRQSGAAAVYVELFDYDGDEIYFLDAPDLAGSTYAEAQLAFEEASVIGVVDPGGPVLNPAPDTVIGHRTLILVAEDDDGLAASPRSTTRPDLGALGTAVESEPEPTQALLVGWNERAPIVLRELDKYAPAGSTLTVLTSYGDDLASELPPLEHLAVTVQAGPTTDRATLDRHVTADLDQVMVLCYSEHLEQQAADAKTLVTLLHVRDILGRLGVSTPVVSEMLDDRNRVLAEVAQVDDVVVSGEIISLLVTQLSEDQRLEAVFDQLLGDEGAEVYLRPADLYVRPGQVSWATVVAGATRRGETAIGFKTGQQVTVNPDKSSVLDVGAGDRVVVLADS; from the coding sequence ATGCCCAAGACGTCCCAGCAGCTGCGCAGCCGCACCGCCAAGAAGGTCGGCGCCCGTGCGGCCGGCAGCGCCCAGCCCACCGCGGCGGCCCGCGAACCGCGATCGAGCCTGGCCGACCGGCTGCGCTACGCGTTCGACAACTCGATGTCGCGGGGCACGCCGGCGCTGGTGGCCTGGCTCGCGGTGGTCACGCTGGTCCTGATCGTCGCCTTCGCGGTCATCACCACCCTCACCGGTCTGCGCGGCGACAGCGACGAGGGGTTCTGGAAGGAGCTCTTCCTCAGCCTCAACCACGCCCTCGACGCCGGCTTCATCGGCGGTGACACCGGGTCGTGGCAGTTCCTGCTCACCATGCTCGCCCTGACGCTGGCCGGGTTGTTCATCGTCAGCGCCCTCATCGGCGTGATCGCCGCCGGCATCGACGAGAAGCTGGCCGAGCTGCGCCGCGGCCGGTCGGTCGTCATCGAGGCCGACCACACCGTGATCCTCGGCTGGTCCGACTCGATCTTCACCATCATCAGCGAGCTCACGATCGCCAACGAGAGCCGCCGCCGTCCGGTCGTGGTGGTGCTCGCCCCCCGCGACAAGGTCGAGATGGAGGACGCCCTGCGTGCCAAGGTGCCCGACCTGCGCGGCACCCGCGTGATCTGCCGGTCGGGCTCGCCGATGGACGTCGACGACCTGGGGCTGAGCAGCCCCACGACGGCCCGCTCGGTCATCCTGCTCTCGCCCGAGTCCGAGGACCCCGACAGCGAGGTCATCAAGGCCCTGCTGGCGCTGACCCACCGCACCGGCGAGGTTCCCGAGGCCGAGGGCCCGCGCATCGTCGCGGAGATCCGCAACCCGTCCAACCTCGAGGCCGCGCGCCTGGTCGGCACCGACCGCACGGTGCTCCTCGACATCCGCGACACCGTCGCCAAGCTGCTGGTGCAGACGTCGCGGCAGTCCGGGGCCGCCGCGGTCTACGTCGAGCTGTTCGACTACGACGGCGACGAGATCTACTTCCTCGACGCACCCGACCTCGCGGGCTCGACGTACGCCGAGGCGCAGCTGGCGTTCGAGGAGGCCTCGGTCATCGGGGTCGTGGACCCGGGCGGTCCCGTCCTCAACCCGGCCCCCGACACCGTGATCGGCCACCGCACGCTGATCCTGGTCGCCGAGGACGACGACGGGTTGGCCGCCTCGCCGCGCTCGACGACCCGCCCCGACCTCGGCGCCCTGGGCACGGCTGTCGAGAGCGAGCCCGAGCCCACCCAGGCGCTGCTCGTCGGCTGGAACGAGCGGGCCCCGATCGTGCTGCGCGAGCTCGACAAGTACGCGCCCGCCGGCTCGACCCTCACCGTCCTCACGTCGTACGGCGACGACCTCGCCTCCGAGCTGCCCCCGCTCGAGCACCTCGCGGTGACCGTGCAGGCCGGCCCGACGACCGACCGGGCCACGCTCGACCGGCACGTCACCGCCGACCTCGACCAGGTGATGGTGCTCTGCTACTCCGAGCACCTCGAGCAGCAGGCCGCCGACGCCAAGACGCTCGTCACGCTGCTCCACGTGCGCGACATCCTCGGCCGGCTGGGCGTCTCGACCCCGGTCGTCAGCGAGATGCTCGACGACCGCAACCGGGTCCTCGCCGAGGTCGCGCAGGTCGACGACGTCGTGGTGAGCGGCGAGATCATCAGCCTGCTCGTCACCCAGCTCTCCGAGGACCAGCGTCTCGAGGCGGTCTTCGACCAGCTCCTCGGCGACGAGGGCGCCGAGGTCTACCTGCGCCCGGCCGACCTCTACGTGCGCCCGGGCCAGGTCTCCTGGGCGACGGTCGTGGCCGGTGCCACCCGCCGCGGCGAGACCGCGATCGGCTTCAAGACCGGTCAGCAGGTCACCGTCAACCCCGACAAGTCCTCGGTCCTCGACGTCGGTGCGGGGGACCGGGTGGTGGTGCTGGCAGACTCCTGA
- a CDS encoding histidine phosphatase family protein — translation MAEHEGELWVVRHGPTEWSRNGRHTSITDLPLLPDSEDDARALAPRLADVDPVLVLTSPRLRARRTAQLAGFADAEVDDDLAEWAYGAYEGVTTPDIREGAPGWSIWTDGCPDGESPGESPDEVGARLDRIVARARAADGPVLAFAHGHSLRVLAARWLGLPVADGRHFHLDTATVSVLGEDRGAPVVRRWNA, via the coding sequence GTGGCTGAACACGAGGGTGAGCTCTGGGTCGTCCGGCACGGACCGACGGAGTGGAGCCGCAACGGGCGGCACACGTCGATCACCGACCTGCCGCTGCTGCCCGACAGCGAGGACGACGCCCGGGCCCTCGCGCCGCGCCTGGCCGACGTCGACCCCGTGCTCGTGCTGACCAGTCCGCGGCTGCGGGCGCGTCGTACGGCGCAGCTGGCGGGGTTCGCCGACGCCGAGGTCGACGACGACCTGGCCGAGTGGGCCTACGGCGCCTACGAGGGCGTCACCACGCCCGACATCCGCGAGGGTGCGCCCGGGTGGTCGATCTGGACCGACGGCTGCCCCGACGGCGAGTCGCCGGGGGAGTCGCCCGACGAGGTCGGCGCCCGGCTCGACCGCATCGTCGCCCGGGCCCGGGCCGCCGACGGGCCGGTGCTGGCCTTCGCCCACGGTCACTCGCTGCGGGTGCTGGCCGCCCGCTGGCTCGGCCTGCCCGTGGCCGACGGCCGACACTTCCACCTCGACACCGCGACGGTGTCGGTGCTCGGTGAGGACCGCGGCGCCCCCGTCGTCCGGCGCTGGAACGCTTGA
- a CDS encoding magnesium transporter MgtE N-terminal domain-containing protein → MSSTPNRVYAARLVGLPIFDPQGDQVGKVRDIVVTMRSEASQPRVLGLVGEVFGRRRVFVPMTRVTNVDSGQVYTTGLLNMRRFEQRSTETLVIGQMLDRHVTIPHGSSNDVRIAGTVYDVAMEQGRTRDWVLSRVAVQEPAKALRRRGQTHVVEWRDVQGLTRPGGETQGATALLHALNEMRPADAATMIHDLPLERRTAVVAALDDERLADVLEELPEEDQVAILERLDAERAADVLEEMSADDAADLIADLPPETAEILLDLMEPEEAEDVRRLMSYVENTAGGMMTPEPVVLGTDATVADALAHVRNPDLTPALAALVYVCRPPLETPTGRLIGVAHIQRLLREPPSSLVAGALDDSMENLRPEATIDQVAAHLATYNLVCAPVVDENGHLLGAVTVDDLLDHMLPTGWRDQALSSSGGRGRG, encoded by the coding sequence GTGAGCAGCACACCCAACCGCGTGTACGCCGCCCGGCTGGTCGGGCTCCCCATCTTCGACCCCCAGGGCGACCAGGTCGGCAAGGTGCGCGACATCGTCGTGACCATGCGCTCCGAGGCGAGCCAGCCGCGCGTGCTCGGCCTGGTCGGCGAGGTCTTCGGGCGCCGCCGGGTCTTCGTGCCGATGACCCGGGTCACCAACGTCGACAGCGGCCAGGTCTACACGACCGGGCTGCTCAACATGCGCCGCTTCGAGCAGCGCTCGACCGAGACGCTCGTGATCGGCCAGATGCTCGACCGGCACGTGACGATCCCCCACGGCTCGAGCAACGACGTCCGCATCGCCGGCACCGTCTACGACGTCGCGATGGAGCAGGGCCGCACCCGCGACTGGGTGCTCAGCCGGGTCGCGGTGCAGGAGCCGGCCAAGGCGCTGCGCCGGCGCGGCCAGACCCACGTCGTCGAGTGGCGCGACGTGCAGGGCCTGACCCGGCCAGGCGGCGAGACGCAGGGCGCGACCGCCCTGCTCCACGCCCTCAACGAGATGCGTCCCGCCGACGCCGCGACGATGATCCACGACCTGCCGCTGGAGCGCCGTACGGCGGTGGTGGCCGCCCTCGACGACGAGCGACTGGCCGACGTGCTCGAGGAGCTGCCCGAGGAGGACCAGGTCGCCATCCTCGAGCGGCTCGACGCCGAGCGCGCCGCCGACGTCCTCGAGGAGATGTCGGCCGACGACGCCGCCGACCTGATCGCCGACCTGCCGCCCGAGACCGCCGAGATCCTGCTCGACCTGATGGAGCCCGAGGAGGCCGAGGACGTCCGGCGCCTGATGTCCTACGTCGAGAACACCGCGGGCGGGATGATGACCCCCGAGCCCGTGGTGCTCGGCACCGACGCGACCGTCGCCGACGCCCTCGCCCACGTGCGCAACCCCGACCTGACGCCGGCGCTGGCGGCCCTGGTCTACGTCTGCCGCCCGCCGCTCGAGACCCCGACCGGCCGGCTCATCGGCGTCGCCCACATCCAGCGGCTGCTGCGCGAGCCCCCGTCGAGCCTGGTGGCCGGCGCGCTCGACGACTCCATGGAGAACCTGCGCCCCGAGGCCACCATCGACCAGGTGGCCGCCCACCTGGCGACCTACAACCTCGTGTGCGCCCCCGTGGTCGACGAGAACGGCCACCTGCTCGGCGCCGTCACCGTCGACGACCTGCTCGACCACATGCTGCCCACCGGGTGGCGTGACCAGGCCCTGAGCAGCTCCGGGGGCCGCGGCCGTGGCTGA
- a CDS encoding DUF2332 domain-containing protein, protein MDLEDAFRSQAEACGHLGSPMYADLLGRVADALHQGGEAAAPFARVLAGHEGMAGPSALALRLAGSVHRLVLERRAGALAAYYPSVGGTWEPEGCWEAFRALVADEPDAVGEWLDRPPQTNEVGRSAALMAGLLEITRRTDLPLRLLEIGSSGGLNLLADRYSYVDDADVAYGDQGSPVRLEGAWTGPGPWTDPDARWPRVVERIGSDVMPVDVATTAGRLTLTAYVWPDQTARHERLRGALRVAADTPVTLRRESARELVRGLSLADGLVTVVWHSVMWQYLDRAEQDEVLTCLDELGAQATAQTPLAHLSLEPRRRTPEEDRQFWLVLRTWPGAESRFLARSRAHGVPVDWLSV, encoded by the coding sequence ATGGACCTCGAGGACGCGTTCCGTAGCCAGGCCGAGGCGTGCGGCCACCTCGGCTCCCCGATGTACGCCGACCTGCTGGGCCGCGTCGCGGACGCGCTGCACCAGGGCGGCGAGGCGGCCGCGCCGTTCGCGCGCGTGCTCGCTGGGCACGAGGGCATGGCCGGTCCGTCGGCGCTGGCGCTGCGGCTGGCGGGCTCGGTGCATCGCCTGGTGCTCGAGCGCCGGGCGGGTGCGCTGGCGGCGTACTACCCGAGCGTGGGCGGCACCTGGGAGCCGGAGGGGTGCTGGGAGGCGTTCCGGGCACTCGTCGCCGACGAGCCCGACGCCGTGGGCGAGTGGCTCGACCGGCCGCCGCAGACCAACGAGGTCGGGCGGTCCGCCGCGCTGATGGCCGGGCTGCTCGAGATCACCCGGCGGACCGACCTCCCGCTGCGACTCCTCGAGATCGGGTCCTCCGGCGGGCTCAACCTGCTCGCCGACCGCTACTCGTACGTCGACGACGCGGATGTGGCGTACGGCGACCAGGGGTCTCCGGTGCGACTCGAGGGCGCGTGGACCGGGCCGGGGCCATGGACCGATCCCGACGCCCGCTGGCCTCGGGTCGTGGAGCGGATCGGCTCCGACGTGATGCCGGTCGACGTGGCGACCACGGCCGGCCGGCTCACCCTGACCGCCTACGTCTGGCCCGACCAGACGGCGCGCCACGAGCGCCTGCGCGGGGCGCTGCGAGTGGCGGCCGACACGCCGGTGACGTTGCGCCGCGAGAGTGCCCGCGAGCTGGTCCGGGGCCTCTCGCTGGCCGACGGCCTGGTCACCGTGGTCTGGCACAGCGTGATGTGGCAGTACCTCGACCGAGCCGAGCAGGACGAGGTCCTCACCTGCCTCGACGAGCTGGGGGCGCAGGCCACCGCGCAGACGCCCCTGGCCCACCTGAGCCTCGAGCCGCGGCGCCGTACGCCCGAGGAGGACCGCCAGTTCTGGCTGGTGCTGCGCACCTGGCCGGGCGCGGAGTCGCGGTTCCTGGCGCGGTCTCGGGCCCACGGCGTCCCTGTCGACTGGCTGTCCGTCTGA
- a CDS encoding DUF6758 family protein translates to MSLLIGCPRCAAPVTETPAGWVCVEHAEIEPLWRPAEPSYDAFADHLRRSSSVPTYLPWPLSPGWSVSDFAAVGADPDRARATMTCSSGPSELDGPVDVIVVTEEAGTGLGARIAGTAHDDPGADLGDGPPSVRVRLDRQVVPLWPVSTSAATAEWDRSVVAGEADGRWLWLVLRPASAILLLRNDWFLRDASQAGPHLVELPFGGPAPAW, encoded by the coding sequence ATGTCCCTGCTGATCGGGTGCCCCCGCTGCGCCGCCCCGGTCACCGAGACCCCGGCCGGCTGGGTGTGCGTCGAGCACGCCGAGATCGAGCCGCTGTGGCGTCCCGCGGAGCCGTCGTACGACGCCTTCGCCGACCACCTGCGTCGCTCGTCGTCGGTGCCGACCTACCTGCCCTGGCCGCTGAGCCCGGGGTGGAGCGTCAGCGACTTCGCCGCCGTGGGGGCCGACCCCGACCGGGCCCGCGCGACCATGACCTGCTCGTCGGGACCCAGCGAGCTCGACGGGCCGGTCGACGTCATCGTGGTGACCGAGGAGGCCGGGACCGGCCTCGGGGCCCGGATCGCCGGCACGGCCCACGACGATCCCGGCGCCGACCTGGGCGACGGGCCCCCGAGCGTGCGGGTGCGTCTCGACCGCCAGGTCGTGCCGCTGTGGCCGGTGTCGACGAGCGCCGCCACCGCCGAGTGGGACCGCTCGGTGGTCGCGGGGGAGGCCGACGGGCGCTGGCTGTGGCTGGTGCTCCGTCCGGCGTCCGCGATCCTGCTGCTGCGCAACGACTGGTTCCTGCGCGACGCCTCGCAGGCGGGTCCGCACCTGGTCGAGCTGCCGTTCGGCGGTCCCGCTCCCGCCTGGTGA
- a CDS encoding DUF1003 domain-containing protein, translated as MAERSDRSGRLDTPRDNRRQIVRRPAYDSDAFGVFAEQFARFMGTATFLIYMTLFVVAWVGWNALAPGDAQWDGYPFIFLTLMLSLQASYAAPLILLAQNRQEQRDKVVNEQDRQANARAHADMEFLAREVASLRMAVGEVATRDYVRGELRSLLSELDDRVEDVAHRVLDRRQGLSDDAEGGSATPHS; from the coding sequence GTGGCTGAGCGCTCCGACCGCTCCGGTCGCCTCGACACCCCCCGCGACAACCGACGTCAGATCGTCCGGCGACCGGCCTACGACTCCGACGCCTTCGGGGTGTTCGCCGAGCAGTTCGCGCGCTTCATGGGCACCGCGACGTTCCTGATCTACATGACCCTGTTCGTGGTCGCCTGGGTCGGGTGGAACGCGCTCGCGCCGGGCGACGCACAGTGGGACGGCTACCCGTTCATCTTCCTCACCCTGATGCTGAGCCTCCAGGCGTCGTACGCCGCCCCGCTGATCCTGCTCGCGCAGAACCGTCAGGAGCAGCGCGACAAGGTGGTCAACGAGCAGGACCGCCAGGCCAACGCGCGTGCGCACGCCGACATGGAGTTCCTGGCCCGCGAGGTCGCCTCGCTGCGCATGGCCGTCGGCGAGGTCGCGACCCGCGACTACGTGCGCGGCGAGCTGCGCTCGCTGCTCTCCGAGCTCGACGACCGGGTCGAGGACGTCGCGCACCGGGTGCTCGACCGGCGCCAGGGGCTGAGCGACGACGCCGAGGGCGGTTCCGCGACCCCCCACTCGTAG